CTGAAATACCTTAGTTGTACACGTAGCACGCAGAGGTTCAACGAGCCTGTCCaacctctgcagcactgcacttGGACAAAGGGTAGACAGTCTCACCAGCATTAAAAAGGTCAGCATCTAGGGTGAGGAAAAACCCAATTCAACAACAGTTATGCCTGGCACATACATGGAGATATATCTCTCACCATGCTGTGTAACCTTTTGAACAGTCACACTTTAATTAAAATGGCAAATGTAGTGAAGTACTTAAGCATGTGAAGTAATATTTTCACCATTTCAGTCTATTAACTATTTGAAATATTTCGACAGTCACTcctttcacagagaaaaatgaCAGCTAACCTTAATATCATAGTGATCCTTCAGGCCATCTTCAACATGGTTTAGGAATTCAAATATATCTAGTCTATCCAAACAGCTATCCAATAGAGTATACATGCACTCAAAAGCTGCTTTCCTTATGTCCAACCCATCATCAACTGTGTGCTTAAATGGTCCCATTTCCACCTGTcagtgaataaaaaaaaaaaaaagttaagtaatacacttttaaaaaatcacctACTTACATATTTAGCATTGTTTTTCTCAGTTATCTTACCTCTCTGATTAATTCCTTTCTGACTTTTGTTTCATTGTAAAGATGAGGAAGCACAGTATCTAAGAGGTCCCTTATCAAAGATGGTTTATTGTGGGCAGCTGAATTAAAAGTCACTAGGGCTACTCTCCTGACATTGAGATCTGGGTCCTCCAGAGTTTTCAGAAAATCACCTGCAATCAcacacagaaagaaagcaaCCTATGAGGATTTTTACATTTgccacttttaaaatatttttgcttagTTTTAAACTTAGAAAAAGACATACTTAGTGCAGGAGTTATTTTAATGTAACAGACACCTGCTATTTCAGCATGATTACACAAATAAAGGATCAATTATCACCATATCAAAgctattaatataatataattgtTATATATTATACTTCATATAATGAAATAGTAGTAGAAGAAATACCAACAAAATAAACTGCCGTCACAATGACTTATAAACTTTCTTTTCAtgtaaattaatgaaaattacatttaacctttcattttttccatttattaaaATTCTCTCAAAATATGCACTGGAAAACCAATTTCAATTTCTGCAGTTCAGGAGTTCCAGAACACCTCTCAAGGAAACTACCAACATAACTGATTTTTTAACCCTCAAACTGGCATATACTGAGAATGcctaaattattataaaattgGCCTACTCAGTATATATTAATGTAGCACCACCTCTCCCATGCACCCCTACCTTTGggcatttttaaattagtttctTCTATACTTCTCTAACACagctgtattaaaaataaatggctGCAAGAATATATCCTCAAACAAAGTGACTCTTACTCCCACCAAAAAACTGGGTTACAAAACTCAAAATGACTGAGGTTTTTAAAGTACTAGATTCTGATAGCTTTTTGACTGAATAATCaataaatatttccagaaaCCAAAGGGGCAAGACAAAGGGGGAAAACCTACAAACATAATTCTTGAATATATTacttagaaaacaaaaaagcttaGTGATGAAAATAACACACAGTAAACTCACTTCATTTCCCTATAAACAAAAACCTTGCGCTTTACAAAACTTTATGCTTTAAATCTTTCTCCTCCTATTAGGTTAAGAAGCATAGATCATGTTTTTACAGATCTTTAGACCTGTAATTAAACAAGCACAGAACATTCATAACATCTTAAAAAATCTACAATACTTTGTCatacaaatgcaaaaataaaaaagccacaGCATTGCAAAAGTCTTTGTCATACTGATGTTACACTGAAAGCTCTGATTACCTTACTCCTGTATAAAAATACACACAATTCCAAATGCTTTCAGACTACAAGCACTACAGAATCGTAACAACCTATATTTACAATTCAAAACCTGGTAATACTCAGAATAATTCACACAAGCATACACATCTTAAGTGGCTGAATGTCAAATATTTCCAAGACCGCATTTCTTGGTAAATATAGTACATCTTATTAAATCAAACTGATATAATTTGGCAAAAACATGGAAAGCTTTTGGATCTCATCCTACTAAAAACATTAGCTTCTTGTTTTGCCCATCACAAAGTCAATACATAGAATTTTTAATGACATAATTTTTACTGCTCAGAATTCAAATAAATTAGTGTTAATAGAAATCATTGGCTACTATGGAAACATCTTGTAACTCTTCCAACAGTTATCATTAACAGCTAATTCTAGTATCTTCAAAATACTTACTTCTGgtaacacaaaaagaaaatttaaatgtaattcTCTTGCCTGAAAACATAGAAGCTGTCAGGATAAGTGGAGTACTTACCTATGCAGTTTTTCAAGAGTGGGTCTATGGGTTGAGGATGATCAGAAATAGTAAACTTAACAGCAGTAACCACTGAACTTCGAGCATATGAGGACCCTAATAGGAAACAAAAGTGTGAACATGAAAGATTAAAACAGAACAACAACAGAATCTAAATCATGCTCAGTGCCACTCATTCCTCTTAGACTTCTAATACTCTTAAGAAACAGCAAACAATGCTATTTATTGCTAGCAATGCAACATGTAATTCAAATAAACCTACAGAGAGAATATTTTAAACAGGGGGAAAATACCATAACATTGTAATAAGCATGTAATGTTATCTCCTATAGAAAATGTGAGCAATAAGCCTATTAAAACAGATTATTTATGATCACACATCGGCCTACAAAAAAATTCTCCCCCTTACAGCAGAAGCACATGAAGAAAACACGTGAATACAGTTCTTGATATGAGACTGATTCATTAATTACGCACAAAATTCTTTCCTAATTTTTAAGAATTTCAGAATCCTTATCTAAAAATTAGGAATATAATAGCTGACATGAAAAGGTCAAAATGTTGCAACTGGTTTGTCAATTTGTCCCTTAGTCACCcattctccttctccttcaagTTTATAGCTCTGTCTTAAACATAAAGCATAACATTGTTAACAGAAATATAATGTCTGAAAGCAGAACACAAGTAATTCTTGTTGTGTATGACTAACAACTTCTAGTAAACACAAAAAACCTTAACCTTCCATTGTTGGGGGAAGGGAGCAAAACTTCAAGACACAACATTTAAGcaagtaatttgaaaaaaagaTCCATTTTTAACAGGTATCATAAAGCCATCTGCTCCAGTACATATGTGCATTACTACTCCTCACCTGATGCCAAGTATCCCTTGAGTCGTGGAAGCAGAGTCTCTGGGTCTATCAACGTAAGCTTGCCCAAGCATTCAGCAACAACATTCCTCGTACCCTCTTCTGCACATTCACAGTGTTTCAGGAGTAAGGCCCAGATGTTCTCCACATATGGTTTGAGACCAATCACTGACGCAGAGCTAATTATTTCTTTCAAGGAATGCAGAAGAAGGTATTGCCTCTTAGGCTGACTGGTTATTTCTTGTAGGACAAATGGCAGATACTCAGGAAGATTGCCAACACTAATACTGCCTAAGGCGTACGATGCCGCTGACTTGACTTCTTCGCTAGGAGAAGAGAACGCTTCCAGTATTACAGACTTCAGCTCGATTTGTCCACTTAAGTCAATGTGATGCCCAACTTCCCCAAGAGAAAGCAAAGCCAAAAGACGAATGGAATCTGTGGACCTCGAGTTCTTAACATCTTGAATGAACTGACCTACGACAGCCGGTCCTTCCTTAGGGCAGGCTCGAGTGAGGGCAGCGACACATTTGGCAATGGAATAGTAAGACTGCTTGTGAGtaagtgctgtgctctgggagtACACTGGACCCGTTAACATGCGCAGTAAATCCATATAGCCTAAATTGTTTGTACCAGTCACAACCAAAGCCTGGAAAAATTCTAGCATGGCACTAAGTGCTCCACCCTGAAGTAGGGGTGATCTTACCAGCCCAATAAGTTCATTGAGAATGGAGCCACTAATCTTTGACAGGGAGGAAGGATATACTTTAGCCAGCGTTGTCAGAAAACTGATGGCCATCTGTGATACGTGCATGTCACTTTCGCTAATCAGAGGTGGAAGCTCATCCAGGACTGCATCAATCATGGCAGCTGTCAAGCTGTCACTGTAATTCTTAATTAAAATATCTAGCGCAGAAAGAGTGCCCAGCTTCAAAGCTCGCTGGTTCTTTCTCAGAAAAGAAGCAAGAATAGGAACTCCTTCCCCAAGGATTGGTCTCAAATCTATCTTCAAAGGAGAACCAGCAATCAATGTCATTGCCTTCACAGTAGTTAACCGAGTGATCTCATTCTTCAGTCTCTCTAGAAAGATCTGAAGTGTACTAGGCAGGTCTGTGCCTAGACTGTCACCAAGGCTACAAATTATTTGACCCATGCAAGATATTGCCCTTTCTTTCACCTCCTGATCAATGTCAGCGGCCTTTAATCTTTTGATTGTACAAGTAAACAAATCTTTGATGTAAGGAGTAGCATCAAAGGAAGTAGGCTGGTCTAAAGGACGAATAACCTTTACAAGTTGTTGGGTAACCAGAAGTGCCTCTGATGTTATCTTGTAAAATGGGTCACCAACACAAGCTACAACTGGAGGTACCAATGCTTGAACATGAGGATGAAAGACTTGGGGAGAATGATTGCAGAGGATCACATACAAACAAGACAAAGCATCTATCTTCAGATTAGAAGAACTTGATTTGTCATTCAGTGAAAAGATTATTCCtggaagaaaccaaaaaaaatgtatttttaggGTAGGTATTTATAATGTCTGCTAGAACACTTTAAAATTTCCAAAGGAAGGCAGCTATACTGAATTTACACCTTCTGGCTCCCCATCTTTCTGAATGCTTCCAGGCCCCTTTAATCACTTTATTCAACCAATTAGCTTTTAAGCTACCTCCCTTCAAAAGACAAGGGTCATTCAAGGGTCTATGACATATTTTCTTAATTATAAAGAAACTCTGAACCTTTAACATTTTCAACCTCACTTTTGACCATTACTTCAAATTTCAacattttaagttttaaaagcTAAactatggaaaatatttttctctgttcgGATGGAAAAGAAGGCAGTTTGATTTTGTAATTAAGAATCaaattaacttcttttttttataaagaagaaaaaacctttAATCTTCTCTTTAAGATTAATGGAAATATATGACTCAAATATTTATATGGATACACATGATAGCTGAttattttgccattttctttaaCAGAAGCCACACTTCAAAGCTTTTGCAAAAAACACAGTCGGGACTTCAATATTTTGATGTCTCATAACTTCCCATACCATTTATTACTAAGTATTTAAGTTCATGCTGTGTTTCTCATACCTGGTACAAGTACAGGAACATGCTGTGTTAGGGCTCCAGGTAACACATTTACTAGCTCAGTCAGCATGTTAAAGCAGCACTGACGAGTCTTCACACTTTTCTCCTTCATCTGTTTGTGCAAGGCTTTAACTATGTTGGGAACCTGTAATCATCACACATCTGTTAATTGATTCAATAGCTGGCATTTCTTTCATTATTGAACACTGGGGGCATATAAAGAAATATGTGCATCCTAATCCCCTGATTTCTCTACAGAACTAGAGAAGTTGTAGAAACACTGGGAAATGAAGATtcaaaataattgcatttttaaaaaaagtgatttAGCTTTGAAAGGTGATCTGCATTAATAAAACTTGTTGTAGAGAGCAACAATTGAAAAGTCACCTAAATAATTCACTTAGATGAAGTTTTCCAGCATTATCTTTTCTATTctgcaaataaaaaatgttGCAGCCGATTAAGTTTTATCTTCATCTTATGTCTGGATACAGAACGCAGGAAGTAACTTTTGCTTTGGCAATGTGGCTAAATGACATAGGACATGCAACTTTTACAGGTGAGTAAACAAATTAAATAAGCACATTTGTACAAGTCCATTTCAGTTTCTAAGATTGCTGCATTTTTTGGGGCCACTTTATCCAGCTTGCTCTCTATGTTACTACTACAGGACAAAGCACATTGAATGAACTATCCTTATGAACAGGGTGCAATTTTACCATGCCTTCTCAAAGATAACAAAAATCTTTACAAATAACCTGACTCTGAAGCATTGTCAAAGGTGTCTCTCCTTGTTCCATTGCATCAGGATCACAAAGCCAACTTTGCACAGGTCGAGtttgttttaaaagagaaagataTGCATGAAAAACATCTGCTTTAACATTCTCTTCACGTTCTTTGAATCTGGCTATTAAAGCAGGAGATACAGTTTTGTAGAATTCTGGAAGCATTTCGTGTCGTGTGCTAACCACAGCATCCAGACATTTAGCAGCTGCACGTCTCACTTTCCAGCTcatgtcatcatcatcactATATTCATCATCACTcccttgaaaaaataaattatgcatATGTTCAAGTCTAGACAAGCAAAGCATCAAGTTTTATTTTCAACAATTAAAAAGAACACACTTTTCAACAATTAAAAAGTTGGGTTCTTAGCATAAGACACATGAAGAAATAGGTTCAGAATTACGttaaaaaccacacacacaaaaagccTTCTAAACAGCCTAACTTGTAATTCTCAGCCAATTTTTTCACGTTACCCCCCACACATATTAATTTAAACTGCAAACAGGAAAAGGAGCTCCCCATCATATTTCCAGCCTGACTACTGATTTAAAGCATATTCTTTATTCATGACAACAAAGGAACAGTGAATACTAGCTGATCAAGATTCAACAAATTATTCTGTGTGCTTCTTTCTAGAGGTGAATCAAACTATACATTGTccccaaaaataacaaaaagcataaaataaGCAATATAGATTTTTCAGGTCTTAAAGCAACAGCTATACAGCTCACTCCTTCCTTAGGTAATGAGAATTTTATGCCCTCAGTTCAGATTACTTGTGTGTCCAAGTTTTCACAAAGCTTATATCTGGCAATGCTTGCCACCATATTAACAATAAAATAGCTTATGCCTTTCAGTCTGAAATACTTCAATCCTACTGAAAAATACTGAGTCATTTTCAATCTATTCTGATTTTATGCATTAGGTACCAATATATTATAGTGGAAAGTAGTGAGAAGCCTTTCCCATGCTGTGTATGTATTTCCAATTCATTAACTGATGTTCTCACTTGATTTATATCATGCCACATGCTTCTGGCTGTTTCCACCTTtcaggtattttaaaatatttgtcttgTATTTTATGTTCCCGCTCACAATTACTGATCTCCAGCATCAACATCCTATACTTTTATTCCAGGAAGTGAGTTCATTAGCCATGTTTAAAAGAGGTacaaaatttgaattaaaatgctGGGACTCAGGAGTATTACCATCTACACCAATTCTCCCAGATGGGTGCAAGATCAAAAGCTCATTCTCTCTCCCAAACCAAAAAGAGAACATACCTTGATCATCATCATCACCGCCATCAGCATCCATAGCattttcatcttcatcttcatcatcatAATTGTAATTAGGATCATAAGTAAGATACTTAAGACAAATGTTTATAATAGTAGATACATGAGGATAAACTTCTTTAGGACACCTGtgtaatataaaaatacaatcACTGTCAAATTACTTTGAAGTACTAAAATATTCTTAAAAGATTTTGTGTTGCAAGCTGTACTTTGGAGAGAGTAGCCAAGACACCATCAAGGCATCCCTCTGAACTACAGAAATTCAAAGGGAAGGTCAGAAAGGGCAATGTCACTTTTTAACAGGATCTGCTAGACGGGAAGGTTGCAAAGGACTCAGATATGCCTTTGGATACCAATTTTTTATCACCACTACTGGACACAAATACAATCAGAGAACTTCCCACCTTTTGTTTGCACAAGTAGCAATGGCACAGTAGAAGGCTTGTAGAGTACAGACATAACACACTGCTTAAGAGCTGAGTTACAAGATAGCTAAAGGAACTGTTCCAGCTCAAAGCTTGCAAGAGTAATTTGTAGGAAGGAGGCTGTCTCTTGACAGCTTACAACCAAATGACACACTACTAGATCTGAAGAAAGCCTGAAATAGGTACCCATGAATGACTTACCTCCTAACAAAAGATTCAAAGGCTTGAATGCAGTACTCTCGTAGTTCATCATCATCTACATTACAAAACTTTACAAccaaaggaattattttctcaAGATATTCACCTGGTAAGATAAAAAAATTAGCTAAGTAATTACTCTCACGGAAAAACTTCAAAGTAAAagataatttatatatttttcttaccTATTCTATGACCTGCTTGCCTACTGATAGCAGCAATACACTGTATATAGGTCCTAGTTGTTGACATGGAATCATTTTTAGACAGTTCTGTCAACAGATGTTCAATGAGGTCAACAAAAACCATATTGCCACAACTCATAACCAGGTGACCAAGAGCAATGATGGTTCTTTTCCTCACAGCAAGTCTTGGGCTGGTCAGCTGGGGGAGCAGACAGGTCAGAATTGAAGGATGGAAGTTAACAAGCAGTCCTCCTTGCCTTAAAACAGACAAAACACAAACTCAAAACCAATTGAATCTAGATAACTTTGTTCATATACTGTAAAACAATCCttcaaaaattccccaaacatCACAAACATTCCAAccaaatgtttaaaatttcaGGTTTTAGAACTTGTTAAAAGAAGAGATAGTTTAAAACATAACTTCAAAACGACAAACATTAAAATAAGCTTAAAACCACAATTCTCAGAAAGTTAAATAGTAATTGATCAACCAATTATCTTCAGTACattcacttatttttttctaaattaagtTTCACCTACATATAACACTACCATATTATTTCATATGActttgaataatttaattttaacatTTGGAAAACTGAAGTTCAAGATTTAAGCAGTATTTATGAGCATTCACCAGCATATTAGAAGAGAGATGCTTACCTGCTCAGCATATCAGCCATGATATCCAGTGCCTCCAGTTGAACAGACACATCTTCCTGCTTGGCTATAGCACTAGTGAGACGCCCTGTGATCTTTTTGCAAACATTAGCTGCTAATGCAGAACCTGAAAGTACAACAAAACCTCTGcatttccatattttaaaaatacacctTTTAATACTAGAGATGATTTTTGTGACTATGGAAAGCAACCCAATCTACATAAAGAAGCTttttccaaccaaaaaaacaagcTTAAACAGCCACTCTGGTAATGTCATGTATGCTCTGCATTAGAGCAGAAAAATTATCTATGTACAAACATACTAAGCAGGAAGGATTCCTGTCCCAGAGGGTACACACAACAGAGCACTGCTTTTGGAAGGGCAAGCAATGGAAAGTGAAAGTCACAACAAGTCTAGAGCAATAAATGAAAGGAGTATAAGTAAAAATGAAGGTATATACTATATGGTAAGGAAAagcacaaaagcagcaaaatagaATTATTTTGCACAAGAAGCTACTTAAAAATTAAGTACCTGACTGAAATACTACTGAAACATTTGAGAAAGGCGGGAAAATTTATATCcgaagtattttaaaatataagtaaaaatgTCTTTATAACAACTTAATAGTTCCCCATTCCTCTAATTGTCTAACATTGTTTGAAGTAATTATGAGAAGGAACTCCTATCATGGTAACGATTGCCCAGTGGTTAGTACTCATCTTCACCTGCATGAAATTTCTCAAGTCACATTTTGCAAATTTTAATGTGAAATGAATACCATTCCAACCTATGGTAAACCTAGTTTATATATATTATGGCTCATTTTTAACTACaactaaaattaaaacataACAAGTGGACAGTCTAATGTGTTACCATGGAGGCTAAGAAAAAGAGAACAATCTGTGTTTGAGTTGGGAGCAAGAAATAAcatgctgtttatttttatactAGGAATGTTAATTATATTGAAAGACTTGCCTACATTTTTGTTTGAGCTTCACCTCCACCCAAAAATCTTTTGTTTTGTGTAGGCAAACACAAGAGTAAAAGCTTAAAACAATTGACTTAAAATTAGTTACTTATGTAAAGCTTAAGCATCTCACTGCTGCTTGATAGAAGCAAGACTTACATGTCAATTTTCAAAAAGGATATTAAAATCagagcttttttttaaattcacgAGACCTCAGTCTCTAAAAATGTAGTTTCCAAAGCCTTTTTAATTACTCTCTAGTTTCATTCATATCCTACACTATGATATCTAAAAAGCACTTGAGTAAAAAAATGCTATTAACTGATGAGCTGATCAACATTAGTGTCTCTTCTAGAGGAAAGACTGCCTTCATTTAAACCTGCAGATAAGACTTTCACTAATTTAACAGGCAACTGTCAGAAGCACAATGTACTTCCCAAGACAATTCCTAGAAAGTGAGACAAGAAATCAGATGGTTAAGGAAAAATACAGGAGTTGTAATCAATTTTAAAGCTTATTATCAACCAAAGACCAAGATGAGATTTAGCTATTACTACAGCCTAGATGTGCTCCAAAAGGCAATTATTAAAACAGAAGCTTTTACAACTTGTTATACTGAAGTTTATATTCTCTGAACTTGTTTTTCACATTAATGCAATCCTTCAGTAAAAAATATGTTCTTAAACTAGCAAAATTTGGCAATATAGTCAGAGAAGGAGAAACTCAAAGGGTATTTGTGCCATGTTTTTACCCTAACTGAAACTATTTCCAGTACTGAAACTCTTCCCTAAAACCTccagctttttaaatttttttgaatTAGTAAATGATACAACTACATAAAGTCTTTAGCACAAAATGCCTTACCACTGGAAGCAGGGGGAAGTTCTCCAATCACAGTTTTAAGACCAATGCTTGAAATGTCACGTAACTGTTCTTTATCTGAAAGCATGTTTGTACACAGGGTATCTACAATGGTCTCCACTTGATACTCCTTCACTTTACTCACCAGAGGTCCCAGACTGTATAAACAAGAGAAGAGTATTAAATTGGCAACAatattatttcagtattttgcaTTCAAGTCATAAACTTCAGCTTGGTTTTGGTAGCAACACAAAGCAGAATTCTAAAAACTGAAAACCCTCATCTGGTTGGACTGATAACTTGCCTCCATAAATCTAGTAACAAAACACTTGTTTAGTACATGTTTCTTATTTGGAGCTGGAAATTCATTTTGTCTGGCTGTTCTGCTTCAGTCTCAAAACCACAGTCCCTCTTATTTCTCAGTTCACAACAAGATTTACAACAAAAATTAACCTAGCCAGAGCCATCAGTTTACATGCTTGACCATCAGTGTCTGCATAACTCACAAACAAGTAAACAACATTCTTAATCACTGCATCTTTATTCTATACAACATTTGGATTCAGTCATGGCTCTATGCagtaaaacaaacccaaaggCATCTTCCATCCCCAAACCTGTTGTAGGTACCCCATTGCTGTTACCCTTTTTTCCATGTCCAAGAATTCACAGGGGCAAGACCCAATTATTATAAGAAAATGCCCATCATCAGCAAAAGGCAGAAAGCAAGAGCACACAGGAGTAGGACATGGACAAGCAAGCCCTTGCACTCAAGCACTAGCTGCACAATAGTAACCAGAGTAAGGTTCAGAGTTTTGCCATCAGGGGCTTGTCACCCATGTTAGGCAAACCTGGAGCTCCTTTTTTGATGGCCACGCTCACAAGGCCTTACCTCCCATGAACTCAGAACAGCGCTTGCACTTGAGGCACAACACTTGGATTAACACCCAGGAATCTGCAACTCCCAAGGCAATCACACCTAGCACTTCCTATGCTTTCCTTCACAAACCATAACCTGCTTGGTGTCTTTCTCTCCTTACCCACGCATGTGGGTACTCATGCGGTAAAACCCGCTGAAAACACATGTGGGGGGTGGGCGGAGAGGCAGCAAAGGCAAAACACACTTGCCAAAACCAGACACTGAAGTATCACTTGCAACTCACTCCATTTGTTAATGCACAGAATTTGGAACTCATTTGAGATTAGTCAAACTAGTGCACAGACATCTGAAACTGATGCTTTATGATCAGCCACAAATTCAGAAAGATTGCAATTTATTCCATTTGGAGAGTATTTAATGGAGGTTTACATATAAccttaaaataaatacacaagAACAACTTTGGGGTTAGATTTTTAGCAAGTACAGCATACATATAATCTCAAGAGAACTCTTAGTTGAGATACTGACTGGTATCTGATCGAAGGTATAAAGAGAAGCCCTTTAAGTGCACAGAAATGAAGATGTAATGGATGGTTTCTAACTTGCTTCAGCAGTTCCTGCAGAAATTAACAGTTCTGACAGAGATCCCTTCCTTAA
This region of Ammospiza caudacuta isolate bAmmCau1 chromosome 5, bAmmCau1.pri, whole genome shotgun sequence genomic DNA includes:
- the CAND1 gene encoding cullin-associated NEDD8-dissociated protein 1, producing the protein MASASYHISNLLEKMTSSDKDFRFMATNDLMTELQKDSIKLDDDSERKVVKMILKLLEDKNGEVQNLAVKCLGPLVSKVKEYQVETIVDTLCTNMLSDKEQLRDISSIGLKTVIGELPPASSGSALAANVCKKITGRLTSAIAKQEDVSVQLEALDIMADMLSRQGGLLVNFHPSILTCLLPQLTSPRLAVRKRTIIALGHLVMSCGNMVFVDLIEHLLTELSKNDSMSTTRTYIQCIAAISRQAGHRIGEYLEKIIPLVVKFCNVDDDELREYCIQAFESFVRRCPKEVYPHVSTIINICLKYLTYDPNYNYDDEDEDENAMDADGGDDDDQGSDDEYSDDDDMSWKVRRAAAKCLDAVVSTRHEMLPEFYKTVSPALIARFKEREENVKADVFHAYLSLLKQTRPVQSWLCDPDAMEQGETPLTMLQSQVPNIVKALHKQMKEKSVKTRQCCFNMLTELVNVLPGALTQHVPVLVPGIIFSLNDKSSSSNLKIDALSCLYVILCNHSPQVFHPHVQALVPPVVACVGDPFYKITSEALLVTQQLVKVIRPLDQPTSFDATPYIKDLFTCTIKRLKAADIDQEVKERAISCMGQIICSLGDSLGTDLPSTLQIFLERLKNEITRLTTVKAMTLIAGSPLKIDLRPILGEGVPILASFLRKNQRALKLGTLSALDILIKNYSDSLTAAMIDAVLDELPPLISESDMHVSQMAISFLTTLAKVYPSSLSKISGSILNELIGLVRSPLLQGGALSAMLEFFQALVVTGTNNLGYMDLLRMLTGPVYSQSTALTHKQSYYSIAKCVAALTRACPKEGPAVVGQFIQDVKNSRSTDSIRLLALLSLGEVGHHIDLSGQIELKSVILEAFSSPSEEVKSAASYALGSISVGNLPEYLPFVLQEITSQPKRQYLLLHSLKEIISSASVIGLKPYVENIWALLLKHCECAEEGTRNVVAECLGKLTLIDPETLLPRLKGYLASGSSYARSSVVTAVKFTISDHPQPIDPLLKNCIGDFLKTLEDPDLNVRRVALVTFNSAAHNKPSLIRDLLDTVLPHLYNETKVRKELIREVEMGPFKHTVDDGLDIRKAAFECMYTLLDSCLDRLDIFEFLNHVEDGLKDHYDIKMLTFLMLVRLSTLCPSAVLQRLDRLVEPLRATCTTKVKANSVKQEFEKQDELKRSAMRAVAALLTIPEAEKSPLMSEFQSQISSNPELAAIFESIQKDSSSTNLESMDTS